A genomic region of Populus nigra chromosome 11, ddPopNigr1.1, whole genome shotgun sequence contains the following coding sequences:
- the LOC133668323 gene encoding probable UDP-N-acetylglucosamine--peptide N-acetylglucosaminyltransferase SEC, whose translation MISLQSVGRPAAFGSARDDAVGGFQLNLEPSASSSAPLSLLPFKGRDSHHEVVDEEAHLEQAHKLYKSGNYKQALEHSSAVYERSPQRTDNLLLLGAIYYQLQDYDMCIAKNEEALRLQPRFAECYGNMANAWKEKGDIDRAIRYYLVSIELRPSFADAWSNLASAYMRKGRLNEASQCCRQALALNPLLVDAHSNLGNLMKAQGLVQEAYSCYLEALRIQPSFAIAWSNLAGLFMESGDLNRALQYYKEAVKLKPKFPDAYLNLGNVYKALGMPQEAIMCYQRAVQTRPNYAMAFGNLASTCYERGQVELAILHYKQAIACDQRFLEAYNNLGNALKDVGRVDEALQCYNQCLSIQPRHPQALTNLGNIYMEWNMSAAAASCYKATLAVTTGLSAPFNNLAVIYKQQGNYSDAISCYNEVLRIEPMAADGLVNRGNTYKEIGRVSEAIQDYIHAINIRPTMAEAHANLASAYKDSGHVEAAIKSYRQALLLRPDFPEATCNLLHTLQCVCCWEDRDKMFDEVEGIIRRQISMSVLPSVQPFHAIAYPIDPVLALEISHKYAAHCSIIASRFALSPFKHPAPLPVKHERGSGRLRIGYVSSDFGNHPLSHLMGSVFGMHNRENIEVFCYALSPNDGTEWRQRTQFEAEHFIDVSAMSSDMIAKLINEDQIQILINLNGYTKGARNEIFAMQPAPIQVSYMGFPGTTGATYIDYLVTDEFVSPTRFSHIYSEKLVHLPHCYFVNDYKQKNLDVLDPMCQHKRLDYGLPEDKFIFACFNQLYKMDPEIFNTWCNILKRVPNSALWLLRFPAAGEMRLRAYAVAQGVHPDQIIFTDVAMKQEHIRRSALADLFLDTPLCNAHTTGTDILWAGLPMVTMPLEKMATRVAGSLCLATGLGDEMIVSSMKEYEERAVSLALNKPKLQSLTNRLKAFRMTCPLFDTKRWVRNLERAYFKMWNIHCSGQQPHHFKVAENDFDCPYDR comes from the exons ATGATTTCGTTGCAGAGTGTTGGTCGCCCGGCTGCTTTTGGTTCGGCTCGCGATGACGCCGTCGGTGGCTTCCAGCTGAATCTGGAGCCGTCGGCTTCTTCTTCGGCTCCGTTGAGTTTGTTGCCTTTTAAAGGCCGCGATTCTCATCATGAAG TTGTTGATGAAGAAGCACACTTGGAGCAGGCGCATAAGCTGTACAAATCTGGGAATTACAAACAAGCGTTAGAGCATAGCAGTGCTGTTTACGAGAGAAGTCCACAGCGGACTGataatcttcttcttttgggtGCTATTTATTATCAG TTGCAAGATTATGATATGTGCATTGCAAAAAACGAGGAAGCTCTTAGACTTCAGCCGCGTTTTGCGGAGTGCTATGGAAACATGGCAAATGCTTGGAAG GAAAAGGGTGATATTGATCGTGCAATTCGATACTATTTGGTTTCCATTGAG CTTCGACCCAGCTTTGCTGATGCTTGGTCAAATTTGGCTAGTGCATACATGCGAAAGGGAAGACTTAATGAGGCGTCACAATGTTGTCGTCAGGCCCTGGCATTGAATCCTCTTCTG GTTGATGCTCATAGCAATCTTGGGAATTTAATGAAGGCTCAGGGATTAGTGCAAGAA GCATACAGTTGCTACCTTGAGGCTCTACGGATACAACCAAGTTTTGCTATTGCATGGTCAAATCTTGCTGGTCTCTTTATGGAGTCTGGTGACCTTAACAGAGCACTTCAATATTATAAG GAAGCTGTAAAACTTAAACCTAAATTTCCTGATGCCTACTTAAATCTTGGAAATGTTTACAAG GCCCTGGGAATGCCTCAAGAGGCTATTATGTGTTATCAGCGAGCAGTTCAGACACGACCAAACTATGCGATGGCTTTTG GAAATTTGGCTAGTACATGTTATGAGCGAGGCCAAGTGGAGTTGGCGATTCTTCATTATAAGCAAGCCATTGCTTGTGATCAGAGATTTTTAGAGGCTTACAATAACTTG GGCAATGCATTGAAAGATGTTGGTAGAGTGGATGAAGCACTGCAATGCTATAAT CAATGTCTTTCAATACAACCACGCCATCCTCAAGCACTTACCAACCTTGGGAATATATATATGGAATG GAATATGTCTGCAGCTGCTGCTTCATGTTACAAGGCGACTTTGGCTGTCACGACGGGGCTGTCTGCTCCTTTCAATAATCTTGCTGTAATCTATAAACAACAG GGAAATTACTCGGATGCTATATCTTGCTATAATGAGGTTCTTCGAATTGAACCCATGGCAGCTGATGGACTTGTAAATAGGGGCAACACTTACAAGGAGATTGGTAGAGTAAGCGAGGCAATTCAAGACTACATTCATGCTATCAATATCCGGCCAACCATGGCGGAAGCACATGCAAATTTGGCTTCAGCTTATAAAGACAG CGGACATGTGGAGGCTGCTATAAAGAGCTATAGGCAGGCACTGCTTCTGCGACCAGACTTTCCAGAAGCAACATGCAACCTTTTACATACATTGCAG TGTGTCTGCTGTTGGGAGGATCGCGATAAAATGTTCGATGAAGTCGAAGGGATTATTCGGAGACAGATTTCG ATGTCAGTTCTTCCTAGTGTGCAGCCTTTTCATGCTATAGCATATCCTATTGATCCCGTGCTTGCGCTTGAAATCAG TCACAAGTATGCAGCTCATTGCTCCATAATTGCATCTCGTTTTGCACTTTCTCCCTTCAAGCATCCTGCCCCTCTTCCTGTTAAGCATGAACGTGGAAGTGGGAGACTTAGAATTGGATATGTGAGCAGTGACTTTGGCAACCATCCGTTGTCACACCTTATGGGCTCTGTATTTGGTATGCACAACAGAGAAAATATTGAG GTTTTCTGCTATGCTTTGAGTCCAAATGATGGTACTGAGTGGAGGCAGCGTACCCAGTTTGAAGCTGAGCATTTCATAGATGTATCTGCCATGTCATCAGATATGATTGCCAAACTAATTAATGAGGACCAGATACAGATCCTTATCAACCTTAATGGGTATACCAAG GGGGCCAGAAATGAAATATTTGCTATGCAACCTGCACCCATACAGGTTTCATACATGGGATTCCCTGGGACTACAGGAGCAACATACATTGATTACTTGGTCACTGATGAG TTTGTTTCACCCACCCGTTTCTCGCATATTTATTCTGAAAAGCTGGTTCACCTGCCACATTGCTACTTTGTGAATGATTATAAACAG AAAAACCTGGATGTGTTGGATCCAATGTGCCAGCACAAGCGATTGGATTATGGTCTCCCTGAAGATAAATTCATATTTGCATGCTTCAATCAGTTGTACAAAATGGATCCTGAAATCTTTAATACTTG GTGCAACATTCTTAAACGTGTACCCAACAGTGCACTTTGGCTCCTTAGGTTCCCTGCTGCAGGGGAAATGAGACTGCGAGCAT ATGCTGTTGCACAGGGGGTGCATCCAGACCAAATTATTTTCACAGATGTTGCCATGAAACAAGAGCATATCAGACGCAGTGCTTTGGCAGATTTATTTCTCGACAC gCCATTATGCAATGCCCATACCACGGGGACAGATATTCTGTGGGCAGGTTTGCCAATGGTGACCATGCCCCTTGAGAAAATGGCTACAAGAGTTGCTGGATCGCTTTGCCTTGCCACCGGACTTGGGGACGAGATGATTGTTAGCAG TATGAAAGAATATGAAGAGAGGGCTGTGTCTCTTGCATTAAATAAGCCAAAGCTTCAGTCCCTGACAAACAGATTGAAGGCATTCCGAATGACTTGCCCTCTGTTTGACACAAAACGCTGG GTTAGAAACCTGGAGAGGGCATATTTCAAAATGTGGAATATTCATTGCTCAGGCCAGCAACCCCATCACTTTAAAGTTGCTGAAAATGATTTTGACTGCCCTTACGATAGATGA